A window of the Tenebrio molitor chromosome 1, icTenMoli1.1, whole genome shotgun sequence genome harbors these coding sequences:
- the LOC138140044 gene encoding selenoprotein F: MNKVVYTVCVLFFVERCVAEFTTEDCWALGFNKANLLCSSCDQLTKFNLDVIKDHCKECCHQDETTVTEKKYARAVLEVCTCKFGAYPQIQAFIKSHRPLQFPNLQIKYVRGLDPIIKLYDKDGTLQETVAIEKWNTDSVEEFLNTHLMPQDDDYLRTNMV, from the exons atgaataaagtGGTGTACACAGTTTGCGTACTGTTTTTCGTG GAAAGATGTGTTGCGGAGTTTACCACCGAAGACTGTTGGGCATTAGGTTTTAACAAAGCGAATTTATTATGTTCGTCCTGCGATCAACTTACCAAATTTAACTTGGATGTGATAAA AGACCATTGCAAAGAGTGTTGTCATCAGGATGAAACAACTgtcacagaaaaaaaatacgcCAGGGCTGTGTTGGAAGTCTGTACGTGCAAATTTGGAGCGTATCCGCAGATCCAAGCATTTATTAAGAGCCACCGACCTCTACAGTTTCCTAACCTCCAAATTAAATACGTGAGGGGTCTTGACCCCATCATAAAGTTGTACGACAAAGATGGTACTTTACAAGAAACTGTTGCTATAGAGAAGTGGAACACTGATTCAGTTGAAGAGTTCCTAAATACTCATTTAATGCCACAAGATGATGATTATTTAAGGACAAATATGGTTTAG
- the Srp9 gene encoding signal recognition particle 9 kDa protein, whose protein sequence is MTYLKSWEEFEKAAEKLYLQAPSKARYTMKYVHSKNVLVLKMTDDVVCLQFKTEIAQDVRKVDKFINNLLRHMASKEH, encoded by the exons atgacTTATTTAAAATCGTGGGAAGAATTCGAAAAAGCTGCTGAAAAGTTATATCTCCAAGCCCCCTCGAAAGCACGGTACACGATGAAATATgtacattcaaaaaatgtattagttttaaaaatgacagatgaTGTAGTG TGCTTACAATTCAAAACGGAAATAGCCCAAGATGTAAGAAAAGTAGACAAATTTATCAACAATTTATTACGACATATGGCATCAAAAGAAcattaa
- the LOC138140040 gene encoding cell growth-regulating nucleolar protein — protein MVVFTCNHCGESLQKPRVEKHYNMQCRRSKSLTCVDCFKDFKDEEYVVHTKCITEEERYSAKGSIPGGIVKKGDVKQESWIDMIKSIVQNELNLKPSLKNLMNTISTYSNVPRKKAKFINFLQNSLGGRANFNDIEAAWSLIEKYKNEQSKDNSNASNKQQESTVKENETKHKSTDDGEDAPVKKKKKLEQVDDQKVDVEMSENGLQPKNDDKEKPKKKKKESKKQELDEGINIETKENGLQNEIQPKNDKEKPKKKKKESKKQELEEGINIETKENGLQNEIQPKNDEEKPKKKKKQSKKQACDEVIKLINIERETMDLKKEAQNQQNDVETKEKKSQYQTNGDEGSYKKKLDKVNVELEDTECQNSSSFNFKDAILKILNSKGSMSCKKLQKKVLSAYLMETGNAEYSEKTVKKYNKKLKKIGNVSVNDDVVSLLENVE, from the exons ATGGTAGTTTTCACGTGCAATCACTGTGGCGAAAGCCTCCAAAAACCACGTGTTGAAAAACATTACAATATGCAATGTCGAAGATCAAAATCCTTAACCTGTGTAGACTGTTTCAAGGATTTTAA AGATGAAGAATATGTTGTTCATACAAAATGTATCACAGAAGAAGAAAGATATTCAGCTAAAGGGTCTATTCCTGGGGGAATAGTGAAAAAAGGAGACGTAAAGCAGGAATCTTGGATCGATATGATCAAGTCCATTGTACAGAATGAACTGAATTTAAAGCCTTCCTTAAAAAACTTAATGAATACTATATCAACTTACTCCAATGTTCCAAGAAAGAAAGCTAAGTTTATT aattttttacaaaattctttAGGTGGGCGAGCAAATTTCAATGATATTGAAGCAGCTTGGAGCTTGatagaaaaatacaaaaatgaacaGAGCAAAGACAATAGCAATGCATCAAATAAGCAGCAAGAAAGTACTGTTAAAGAAAATGAGACTAAACACAAATCTACTGATGATGGTGAGGATGCACCTgtaaagaagaagaaaaaactaGAACAAGTAGATGACCAGAAAGTGGATGTTGAAATGAGCGAAAATGGGCTTCAACCTAAAAATGATGACAAGGAGaaaccaaaaaagaaaaaaaaggaatCAAAAAAACAAGAACTTGATGAAggaataaatattgaaactaAAGAGAATGGACTTCAAAATGAAATTCAACCTAAAAATGACAAGGAGaaaccaaaaaagaaaaaaaaggaatCAAAAAAACAAGAACTTGAGGAAggaataaatattgaaactaAAGAGAATGGACTTCAAAATGAAATTCAACCTAAAAATGATGAGGAGaaaccaaaaaagaaaaagaagcaaTCAAAAAAACAAGCATGTgatgaagtaataaaactaataaatattgaaagagAGACAATGGACTTGAAAAAAGAAgcacaaaatcaacaaaatgatgttgaaactaaagaaaaaaaaagtcaatatCAAACTAATGGTGATGAAGGATCATACAAGAAAAAGCTGGATAAAGTAAATGTTGAATTAGAAGATACTGAATGTCAGAATTCAagcagttttaattttaaagatgcaattttaaaaattttgaactcCAAAGGTAGCATGTCATGTaagaaattgcaaaaaaaggtGTTAAGTGCATATCTGATGGAAACAGGAAATGCAGAATATTCAGAAAAAACTGTCaagaaatataataaaaaactaaaaaaaataggcaATGTTTCTGTCAATGATGATGTTGTTTCACTGTTGGAAAATGTGGAATAA